A window of the Parabacteroides merdae ATCC 43184 genome harbors these coding sequences:
- a CDS encoding DNA-3-methyladenine glycosylase I, with protein sequence MEDLVNRRCGWAGTDDLYVKYHDEEWGKLVTADKILFEFLVLESAQAGLAWITILRKREGYKKAFYNFDVEKVAAMTSDDIDRLMLFDGIVRNRLKIASTITNARCFIAIQKEFGSFYNYTLSFFPEQKPIVNNFKSLKEIPVTTPESDAMSKDMKKRGFKFFGSTICYAHMQATGFVNDHLVGCLCRKKTLADCPV encoded by the coding sequence ATGGAAGATCTTGTAAATAGACGCTGTGGATGGGCTGGTACGGACGATTTATATGTGAAATATCACGATGAGGAATGGGGTAAATTGGTTACCGCTGATAAAATCTTATTCGAATTTCTTGTTCTGGAAAGTGCCCAGGCTGGATTGGCTTGGATTACTATTCTTCGTAAGCGTGAAGGGTATAAAAAAGCATTTTATAATTTTGATGTTGAGAAAGTAGCTGCGATGACCTCGGATGATATTGACCGGCTGATGCTTTTCGATGGGATTGTCAGGAATCGGCTGAAGATTGCATCCACGATCACGAATGCCAGATGTTTCATCGCGATTCAAAAGGAATTTGGCAGTTTCTATAATTATACGTTATCGTTTTTCCCTGAACAGAAACCGATTGTAAATAATTTCAAATCGTTGAAGGAGATTCCGGTTACAACCCCAGAATCTGATGCGATGAGCAAAGATATGAAGAAACGAGGGTTTAAGTTTTTTGGCTCTACGATCTGTTATGCTCATATGCAGGCTACAGGGTTTGTAAATGATCATTTGGTAGGGTGTCTTTGTCGGAAAAAGACTCTTGCTGATTGTCCGGTTTAG
- the hisH gene encoding imidazole glycerol phosphate synthase subunit HisH produces the protein MDVAIIKYNAGNIYSVSYALKRLGVEATITADPELLCKADKVIFPGVGEAHTTMEHLKEHNLDTIIKGLKQPVLGICLGMQLMCRHSEEGDANCLGIFDTEVKRFIPQQHMDKVPHMGWNTITNVKGGLFNKQLENKFVYFVHSYYVPVNEYTAATTEYILPFSASLHKDNFYATQFHPEKSGSVGEVILSNFLKL, from the coding sequence ATGGATGTCGCCATTATCAAATACAATGCCGGAAATATTTATTCTGTGAGTTACGCACTGAAAAGACTGGGAGTCGAAGCTACAATCACAGCAGACCCGGAACTGTTATGTAAAGCAGACAAAGTAATCTTTCCAGGTGTCGGTGAAGCACATACCACAATGGAGCACTTGAAAGAGCATAACTTAGATACAATTATAAAAGGATTGAAGCAGCCTGTTTTAGGAATTTGCCTCGGCATGCAGTTGATGTGCCGCCATTCGGAAGAAGGAGATGCGAATTGTTTAGGCATTTTCGATACAGAAGTAAAACGTTTCATCCCGCAGCAACACATGGATAAAGTTCCGCACATGGGATGGAACACGATTACGAACGTTAAAGGCGGGCTGTTCAACAAACAATTAGAGAACAAGTTTGTTTATTTCGTACATAGTTATTATGTACCCGTAAACGAATACACCGCCGCGACAACCGAATATATCCTTCCGTTCAGTGCTTCCCTGCATAAAGACAATTTCTATGCGACCCAGTTCCACCCAGAAAAAAGCGGTTCGGTCGGCGAGGTTATATTAAGTAACTTTTTAAAACTATAA
- a CDS encoding cold-shock protein, which yields MAKSVTYNKRENEKKKQARRAEKQKKKEDRKLLGKANSFDDMIAYVDENGVITSTPPELNPNKEEIKQEEILISTPKKENIEILTVLKGRVDYFNESKGYGFIKDLGSGEKYFFHVSNNTLTDISETDIVTFELERGLRGMNAINIRIESEV from the coding sequence ATGGCAAAATCCGTAACATACAATAAACGAGAAAACGAAAAAAAGAAACAAGCCCGAAGGGCCGAAAAACAAAAAAAGAAAGAAGACAGAAAATTGCTTGGCAAAGCAAATAGTTTTGATGATATGATCGCTTATGTGGATGAAAACGGCGTGATTACATCGACTCCTCCCGAATTGAATCCTAATAAAGAAGAAATTAAGCAAGAAGAGATTCTTATCTCTACCCCCAAAAAAGAAAATATAGAGATACTTACAGTACTGAAAGGGAGGGTTGATTATTTTAATGAATCAAAAGGATATGGTTTTATCAAAGACCTTGGTAGCGGCGAGAAGTATTTTTTTCATGTTAGTAATAATACACTGACCGATATTTCGGAAACCGACATCGTTACTTTTGAACTTGAACGCGGTCTGAGGGGAATGAATGCAATTAATATTCGTATTGAAAGCGAGGTTTGA
- a CDS encoding M23 family metallopeptidase has translation MSKTHYSILSVILLLVLSACHSLWTAQTQPAPQQESILVLPTTDIPLPNTDFAFLFPEEPKLYEQTSPRKNITINFSNREKNDIAVTDPLLMADENSMLIDLSLIQKEDYAFPLPGAKVISPYAGRRKHHSGVDLKTCANDTIISAFDGIVRLAKPYYAYGNVIVVRHYNGLETVYSHNSKNLVKPGDYVKAGQPIALTGRTGRATTEHLHFEVRVNGQHFNPNLVFDLQERKLNNQCLVFTQKGGKIAVKPVELMPHQFAGDYSYSPASCKNKEQIESKKETL, from the coding sequence ATGTCTAAAACACACTACAGCATATTGTCAGTCATATTATTACTAGTGTTAAGCGCATGCCATTCTTTGTGGACGGCTCAAACGCAGCCTGCCCCGCAGCAGGAATCAATCCTGGTCCTGCCAACAACGGATATTCCTCTTCCAAACACAGATTTTGCTTTTCTGTTTCCGGAAGAACCGAAACTGTACGAACAAACATCTCCCCGCAAAAATATAACAATAAACTTCTCCAACAGAGAAAAAAATGATATTGCCGTAACGGATCCGCTCCTGATGGCAGATGAGAATTCGATGCTTATCGATTTAAGCCTGATACAGAAAGAAGACTATGCTTTCCCTTTACCCGGCGCAAAAGTAATCTCTCCATATGCCGGACGTAGAAAACACCATTCGGGTGTAGATTTGAAAACTTGCGCCAATGATACGATCATATCAGCATTCGACGGAATCGTCCGTCTAGCTAAGCCTTATTATGCATACGGAAACGTAATTGTTGTACGCCATTACAACGGATTGGAAACAGTCTATAGCCATAACTCCAAAAATCTGGTCAAGCCGGGAGACTATGTAAAAGCCGGACAACCGATTGCACTGACCGGACGCACAGGAAGAGCTACGACGGAACACCTTCATTTTGAAGTACGGGTAAACGGGCAACACTTCAATCCGAATCTGGTATTCGACCTGCAAGAACGGAAACTTAACAATCAATGCCTGGTATTCACCCAAAAAGGTGGCAAAATTGCAGTGAAGCCCGTCGAACTAATGCCTCATCAGTTTGCAGGAGACTACAGTTACTCACCTGCCTCCTGTAAAAACAAGGAACAGATAGAAAGCAAAAAGGAAACTCTGTAA
- a CDS encoding MarC family protein has translation MFESFDFQQMISAFIVLFAVIDIIGSIPIIINLKEKGKDVNAMKATVISFLLMIGFFYAGDVLLRLFHVDIESFAVAGSFVIFLLSLEMILDIEIFKNQGPIKEATLVPLVFPLLAGAGSFTTLLSLRAEYANVNIVIALILNMIWVYFVVRMTARIERFFGKGGIYIIRKFFGIILLAISVRLFTVNINLLIEALQGH, from the coding sequence ATGTTTGAAAGTTTTGATTTTCAGCAAATGATCAGTGCATTCATTGTGTTATTTGCTGTGATTGATATTATTGGTTCCATTCCAATTATTATTAATTTGAAAGAAAAGGGTAAGGACGTGAATGCTATGAAGGCAACGGTTATCTCTTTTTTGTTGATGATCGGGTTCTTCTACGCAGGCGATGTCCTGCTACGGCTTTTCCATGTGGATATCGAATCGTTTGCAGTGGCAGGTTCGTTTGTTATTTTCCTGTTATCATTGGAAATGATACTCGATATAGAAATCTTTAAAAATCAGGGACCGATAAAGGAGGCGACACTGGTTCCGTTGGTCTTTCCTTTACTGGCGGGTGCCGGTTCGTTTACCACATTATTATCTTTGAGGGCGGAGTATGCTAATGTCAATATTGTGATAGCCTTAATACTGAATATGATATGGGTCTATTTTGTCGTTCGCATGACAGCCCGTATCGAACGCTTTTTTGGAAAAGGCGGAATCTATATTATCCGGAAGTTCTTCGGTATTATTTTGTTGGCGATATCAGTCCGCTTGTTTACCGTTAATATCAATCTTCTGATAGAAGCTTTGCAGGGGCATTGA
- the hisA gene encoding 1-(5-phosphoribosyl)-5-[(5-phosphoribosylamino)methylideneamino]imidazole-4-carboxamide isomerase — MIELIPAIDMIDGKCVRLTQGDYNTKKVYNEDPLEVAKMFEDHGIRRLHVVDLDGARQGRIINYRMLERLATRTSLIIDFGGGLKQEGDLEIAFESGAQMVTGGSIAVKNPEIFTSWITKFGPEKIILGADVKDKKIAISGWEETTDKELIPFIHDYYDNGITKTICTDINRDGMLQGPAIELYKEIQEQIPLLYLIASGGISSIQDIEKLAEAGIPAVIFGKAIYEGKIQLKDLIRFT; from the coding sequence ATGATAGAGTTGATTCCGGCAATAGATATGATCGACGGGAAATGCGTACGCCTCACCCAGGGTGATTACAACACCAAGAAAGTGTACAACGAAGATCCTCTGGAAGTAGCCAAGATGTTTGAAGATCATGGCATCAGACGTCTGCATGTGGTAGACCTAGACGGAGCGCGACAAGGGCGGATCATCAACTATCGTATGTTGGAACGGTTGGCGACACGTACTTCGCTGATAATTGATTTTGGAGGCGGACTGAAACAGGAAGGAGACCTGGAAATTGCTTTCGAAAGTGGTGCGCAGATGGTTACGGGCGGAAGCATCGCTGTGAAGAATCCGGAAATATTCACTTCCTGGATCACCAAGTTCGGTCCGGAAAAAATCATCCTCGGAGCAGACGTCAAAGATAAAAAAATCGCGATAAGCGGATGGGAAGAGACGACAGACAAAGAACTGATCCCTTTCATCCATGATTATTACGACAATGGTATCACGAAGACAATCTGTACGGACATCAATCGCGACGGTATGCTGCAAGGACCTGCCATCGAATTATATAAAGAGATACAGGAACAAATACCTCTGCTTTATCTGATAGCCAGTGGAGGTATCAGTTCTATACAAGATATTGAGAAACTGGCTGAAGCGGGTATTCCGGCTGTCATCTTCGGTAAAGCGATTTACGAGGGAAAGATACAGCTGAAAGACTTGATCCGTTTCACCTGA